A region from the Nonlabens sp. YIK11 genome encodes:
- a CDS encoding DUF6495 family protein encodes MKYRRLTKEQLEELHPEFINFLATQSIDAAEWDKIKKDKPEVAEEEIDIFSDLVWEGVLGKAKFLEHISPQTMNLFELREKDMGLISIIVGDNKIDITTATGYKWLQNNLLDEEVKIFTANKTYGEDPNLDKFKLIESGAVITKGDLFRYFDDLMEMGKEKNGF; translated from the coding sequence ATGAAGTACAGAAGACTTACTAAAGAACAGCTGGAAGAATTACATCCAGAATTCATCAACTTTCTAGCCACTCAATCTATTGACGCGGCAGAATGGGACAAAATAAAAAAAGACAAGCCTGAAGTAGCCGAAGAAGAGATCGACATATTCTCAGACTTGGTTTGGGAAGGTGTATTGGGCAAGGCCAAGTTCTTGGAGCACATTAGTCCACAGACGATGAACCTCTTTGAACTGCGAGAAAAGGACATGGGCCTGATCTCAATCATCGTGGGCGACAACAAGATTGACATCACCACTGCGACCGGTTACAAATGGCTGCAAAACAATTTGCTGGATGAAGAAGTAAAAATCTTTACGGCAAACAAGACCTACGGCGAGGATCCCAACCTCGACAAATTCAAACTCATTGAATCTGGTGCTGTCATCACAAAAGGTGATCTATTCCGCTATTTTGATGATTTAATGGAAATGGGAAAAGAGAAAAACGGTTTCTAA
- the rplI gene encoding 50S ribosomal protein L9 produces the protein MELILKQDVEHLGFTDDVVTVKPGYGRNFLIPQGKAVMATPGAKKQLAETVKQRAHKEASNVKAAQSQADKLSALDLKMAVKAREGDKLFGSVTTADLSDALAKEGIEIDKKFISIAGGNIKRLGQYEATVRFHREVQTSFTFDVVATKG, from the coding sequence ATGGAACTAATACTAAAACAAGATGTAGAGCACCTAGGCTTTACAGACGATGTGGTTACTGTTAAGCCTGGTTATGGCCGTAACTTTTTGATACCTCAAGGTAAAGCTGTAATGGCGACACCAGGAGCAAAAAAGCAACTTGCCGAAACGGTAAAGCAGCGTGCACACAAAGAAGCTTCTAACGTCAAGGCGGCACAATCGCAAGCAGACAAACTAAGCGCTTTGGATCTTAAAATGGCTGTAAAAGCAAGAGAAGGCGATAAGCTTTTCGGCTCTGTAACGACAGCAGATCTTTCTGACGCTCTTGCAAAAGAAGGCATTGAAATAGACAAGAAGTTCATCTCTATCGCTGGTGGTAACATCAAGAGATTGGGACAATACGAAGCAACGGTGCGTTTTCACCGTGAAGTACAGACTTCTTTCACATTTGATGTTGTCGCTACAAAAGGATAA
- a CDS encoding methylated-DNA--[protein]-cysteine S-methyltransferase, whose translation MNKIITQVYRSPVGELTLGVFENQLCLCDWTYRKMRDQIDQRVQAFCRATMTVGNHELIDLAIQQLEQYFLKERTQFDIPLRLCGTPFQQSVWNSLQQILYGETVSYSSLSRKRTKNNLSSQTQPQVLDNDVSPKDVRAVASANGANAISIIIPCHRVIGSDGSLTGYAGGLNAKKRLLELEGVDLTHGQQRLF comes from the coding sequence TATCGTTCTCCTGTGGGCGAACTTACTTTGGGTGTTTTTGAAAATCAACTTTGCTTGTGCGACTGGACCTATCGTAAGATGCGTGATCAAATCGATCAACGCGTTCAGGCTTTTTGTCGCGCTACCATGACTGTAGGAAATCATGAATTGATAGATCTCGCCATCCAGCAATTGGAACAATATTTCCTAAAAGAGCGCACGCAGTTTGATATCCCATTGAGGTTATGTGGTACGCCATTTCAGCAAAGTGTGTGGAACAGCCTACAGCAAATTCTTTATGGAGAAACGGTTTCGTATAGTTCGCTTTCGCGAAAGCGAACTAAAAACAATCTTTCATCACAAACTCAACCACAGGTTCTGGACAACGATGTATCACCTAAAGATGTGCGAGCGGTCGCATCTGCCAATGGTGCCAATGCGATTTCCATCATCATACCTTGCCACCGAGTGATAGGTAGTGATGGTTCATTGACTGGATATGCTGGTGGATTGAACGCCAAAAAAAGATTATTGGAGCTGGAAGGAGTCGATCTTACGCACGGCCAGCAACGGTTATTTTAG
- the rpsR gene encoding 30S ribosomal protein S18 yields the protein MATLQQQAKGKKDGDIRYLSPLKIETQERKKYCRFQRSGIKYIDYKDPDFLMGLVNEQGKILPRRLTGTSLKYQRKVAVAIKRCRHIALMPFEGDLLK from the coding sequence ATGGCAACATTACAACAACAAGCTAAAGGAAAAAAAGACGGTGACATACGTTACCTGTCTCCTTTAAAGATCGAGACTCAAGAGAGAAAAAAATACTGTCGTTTTCAACGCAGCGGTATTAAATATATAGACTACAAGGATCCAGATTTCTTGATGGGTCTTGTCAATGAGCAAGGAAAAATACTTCCTAGACGATTGACTGGAACAAGTCTTAAATATCAGCGCAAGGTAGCCGTTGCCATCAAAAGATGTAGACACATCGCTTTGATGCCATTTGAAGGTGACCTATTAAAATAA
- the rpsF gene encoding 30S ribosomal protein S6 encodes MNQYETVFILNPVLSDDQVKETVKKFENFLTERGAKMVANEDWGLKKLAYTIDNKKSGFYHLFQFAAPGEVINDYEVEFRRDERVMRYLTVRLDKYAIEWAEKRRSRMSKKSQA; translated from the coding sequence ATGAATCAATACGAAACTGTTTTCATTTTGAATCCCGTTTTATCTGATGATCAGGTAAAGGAAACAGTAAAGAAGTTTGAGAATTTCCTTACTGAGCGTGGTGCCAAGATGGTAGCTAACGAAGATTGGGGCCTTAAAAAATTGGCTTACACAATCGACAACAAGAAAAGTGGTTTTTACCACCTTTTCCAATTTGCCGCACCAGGTGAGGTAATCAATGACTATGAGGTAGAATTCCGTCGTGACGAGCGCGTGATGAGATACCTTACTGTAAGACTTGATAAATACGCTATCGAGTGGGCAGAAAAAAGAAGAAGTAGAATGTCTAAAAAATCTCAAGCTTAA